The Sulfitobacter sp. SK011 genome has a window encoding:
- a CDS encoding citrate synthase: MAEKKKSATLTIDGDNYELPILSPTVGPDVLDIRKLYGQLDVFTYDPGYTSTAACDSTITFIDGEEGVLLHRGYPIDQLAGKSHYLEVCYLLLYGELPSPKALEDFETLVTNHTMIHEQMMYFFRGFRRDAHPMAVMVGVVGAMSAFYHDSTDIADEHQREVASIRLIAKMPTIAAMAYKYTIGQPFVYPRNDLDYASNFLRMCFAVPAEEYVVNPILSRAMDRIFTLHADHEQNASTSTVRLASSSGANPFACIAAGIACLWGPAHGGANQACLEMLKEIGTPDRIPEFIARAKDKNDPFRLMGFGHRVYKNFDPRATVMKESADEVLELLGIDNNPILQVAKELEKQALEDPYFSEKKLFPNVDFYSGIILEAMGFPTSMFTPIFALSRTVGWISQWKEMIADPQNKIGRPRQLYLGETKRDYVDIENR, translated from the coding sequence ATGGCTGAGAAAAAGAAATCCGCGACATTGACCATCGACGGCGACAATTACGAGTTGCCAATCCTATCGCCCACCGTGGGCCCGGATGTTTTGGATATTCGCAAGCTTTACGGCCAGCTGGATGTTTTTACCTACGACCCGGGCTATACCTCAACAGCAGCCTGCGACAGCACAATTACGTTTATTGACGGTGAAGAAGGCGTGTTGCTGCACCGTGGCTATCCGATTGATCAGCTTGCAGGCAAATCTCACTATCTCGAGGTGTGCTATCTGCTGCTTTATGGGGAACTCCCCTCGCCCAAGGCGCTTGAGGATTTCGAGACGCTGGTGACAAACCACACCATGATCCACGAACAGATGATGTATTTCTTCCGTGGCTTCCGCCGTGACGCACATCCAATGGCGGTTATGGTTGGCGTTGTTGGTGCAATGTCCGCGTTTTATCACGACAGCACGGATATCGCAGACGAACACCAGCGCGAGGTTGCGTCGATCCGTTTGATCGCAAAAATGCCGACCATTGCCGCGATGGCCTATAAATACACAATTGGTCAGCCGTTTGTGTACCCGCGCAATGATCTGGATTACGCGTCAAACTTCCTGCGCATGTGTTTTGCCGTGCCCGCAGAGGAATACGTGGTTAACCCAATCCTCAGCCGCGCGATGGACCGGATATTCACGTTGCATGCGGACCACGAACAAAACGCATCCACATCCACCGTCCGACTGGCATCTTCGTCAGGCGCGAACCCGTTTGCCTGTATCGCGGCCGGTATTGCCTGCCTTTGGGGCCCTGCGCATGGCGGCGCAAATCAGGCCTGTCTTGAGATGCTCAAGGAAATCGGCACACCTGACCGCATTCCCGAATTCATCGCCCGCGCCAAGGACAAGAACGATCCCTTCCGTCTCATGGGCTTTGGCCACCGGGTCTATAAGAACTTCGATCCCCGCGCCACGGTGATGAAAGAAAGCGCTGACGAGGTTCTGGAACTGCTGGGTATTGACAACAACCCGATCCTGCAGGTCGCCAAAGAGCTTGAGAAACAGGCGCTGGAAGATCCGTACTTCTCAGAGAAGAAACTGTTCCCGAATGTGGACTTCTATTCCGGGATCATTCTGGAAGCGATGGGTTTCCCGACGTCGATGTTCACGCCCATCTTTGCCCTGTCGCGCACAGTTGGCTGGATTTCCCAGTGGAAGGAAATGATCGCCGATCCACAGAACAAGATTGGCCGTCCGCGCCAGCTTTATCTGGGTGAAACGAAACGCGATTACGTGGATATTGAAAACCGCTGA
- a CDS encoding enoyl-CoA hydratase-related protein, producing MEYQTITYDLAEGVALITLNRADKMNALTTQMRAEIAHAVKQGGEEARVVVLTGAGRAFCSGQDLGDRANSSSIDLERTLRDEYAPMLRAIVNCPVPTIAAVNGPAAGAGANLALAADVVFAAESAYFMQAFTKIGLIPDAGGTYVLPRQMGTAKAMGAALFADKISARQADDWGMIWEAVPDADFDAHWRAKAAHLAAGPTAAYSAVKAVLRGSWDNTFEDQLTFEAQEQGKCGKSRDFKEGVLAFVEKRSPSFEGR from the coding sequence ATGGAATATCAGACAATCACTTATGATCTGGCCGAAGGCGTTGCCCTGATCACCTTGAACCGCGCGGACAAGATGAATGCGTTGACCACCCAGATGCGTGCGGAAATCGCCCATGCCGTCAAGCAAGGGGGCGAAGAGGCGCGGGTTGTGGTCTTGACCGGCGCGGGGCGCGCGTTTTGTTCTGGTCAGGATCTGGGCGACCGCGCCAATTCATCGTCCATTGATCTGGAGCGGACCTTGCGCGACGAATATGCGCCGATGTTGCGGGCCATTGTGAATTGTCCGGTGCCCACAATTGCTGCGGTGAATGGGCCGGCTGCTGGGGCCGGGGCCAATCTGGCGCTGGCAGCAGATGTGGTTTTTGCCGCTGAGTCCGCCTATTTCATGCAGGCTTTCACCAAAATCGGGTTGATCCCGGATGCGGGCGGCACCTATGTGCTGCCGCGTCAGATGGGCACGGCAAAGGCAATGGGCGCGGCGCTTTTTGCCGATAAGATATCGGCACGTCAGGCCGATGATTGGGGCATGATATGGGAAGCGGTGCCAGATGCGGATTTCGATGCGCATTGGCGGGCCAAGGCGGCGCATCTTGCGGCGGGTCCAACGGCGGCTTACAGCGCGGTCAAAGCTGTGTTGCGCGGATCATGGGACAATACCTTTGAGGATCAGCTGACCTTTGAGGCGCAGGAGCAAGGCAAATGCGGCAAATCGCGCGATTTCAAAGAAGGCGTTCTGGCATTTGTTGAAAAACGCAGCCCATCGTTTGAAGGGCGCTGA
- the gltX gene encoding glutamate--tRNA ligase: MSLPVVTRFAPSPTGFLHIGGARTALFNWLYARGRSGKFLLRIEDTDRARSTPEATSAILQGMAWLGLDHDGDVVSQFENAPRHAAVANELLAKGAAFKCFATQDDIEAFREAAKAEGRSTLYRSPWRDADPADHPDAPYVIRIKAPTTGETVIRDAVQGDVTIQNDQLDDMVLLRSDGTPVYMLAVVVDDHDMGVTHVIRGDDHLNNAARQMMIYHGMGWDVPVWAHIPLIHGPDGKKLSKRHGALGAQEYQAMGYPAAGMRNYLARLGWSHGDDEFFTDKQAMEWFDLDGIRRSPAQFDIKKLENICGQHIAVADDAALRRECEAYLAAAGLPALTSAQSSGFQAALYCLKERAKTLPELLEKAHFVLTSRPITPDDKASKNLDDVSRGMLSELTPHLQNASWNKETLEEVMNGFAAAKETKFGKLAGPLRAALAGRAVTPSVFDMMLVLGRDETLARLTDAAA, translated from the coding sequence ATGTCTTTGCCCGTTGTCACCCGCTTTGCCCCGTCCCCTACCGGATTTTTGCACATTGGTGGCGCGCGCACGGCACTCTTTAATTGGCTTTATGCGCGGGGCCGTAGCGGGAAGTTTCTGCTCAGGATCGAAGACACCGACCGCGCACGTTCCACGCCCGAAGCGACCTCTGCAATTCTGCAAGGCATGGCCTGGCTTGGCCTTGATCATGACGGCGATGTCGTCAGCCAGTTCGAAAACGCCCCGCGCCACGCTGCAGTGGCCAATGAATTGCTGGCCAAAGGGGCGGCCTTCAAGTGTTTCGCAACCCAAGACGACATTGAAGCCTTTCGCGAGGCCGCCAAGGCCGAAGGACGCAGCACGCTTTACCGATCCCCCTGGCGCGATGCCGACCCTGCCGACCATCCCGATGCGCCCTATGTGATCCGTATCAAAGCACCAACAACAGGCGAAACCGTGATCCGTGACGCGGTGCAGGGTGACGTGACCATTCAGAACGATCAACTTGATGACATGGTGTTGCTGCGGTCTGATGGCACGCCGGTCTATATGTTGGCCGTGGTTGTGGATGACCATGACATGGGCGTGACCCATGTGATCCGCGGTGACGACCACCTCAACAATGCCGCGCGGCAAATGATGATCTATCACGGCATGGGGTGGGATGTACCGGTCTGGGCCCATATCCCGCTGATCCACGGGCCTGATGGCAAAAAGCTGTCCAAACGCCACGGGGCTTTGGGCGCACAGGAATATCAGGCAATGGGCTATCCCGCCGCTGGCATGCGCAATTATCTTGCCCGTCTGGGGTGGAGCCATGGTGACGACGAATTTTTTACCGACAAGCAAGCCATGGAATGGTTCGACCTGGATGGCATCCGCCGCAGCCCGGCGCAATTTGACATCAAGAAGCTTGAGAATATCTGCGGCCAGCATATCGCGGTTGCAGATGATGCCGCATTGCGGCGCGAATGCGAGGCATACCTGGCTGCGGCTGGATTGCCTGCGCTGACTTCCGCACAGTCATCCGGATTCCAGGCGGCGCTCTACTGTCTCAAAGAACGGGCGAAGACATTGCCGGAACTTCTTGAAAAAGCACATTTTGTTCTGACATCCCGGCCGATTACCCCGGATGACAAGGCATCAAAAAACCTTGATGATGTATCCCGTGGTATGCTGTCTGAATTGACGCCGCATCTGCAAAATGCTAGCTGGAACAAAGAAACGCTGGAAGAGGTGATGAACGGCTTTGCTGCCGCGAAAGAAACCAAATTCGGCAAGCTGGCAGGGCCTTTGCGTGCGGCCCTTGCAGGGCGCGCGGTGACCCCATCGGTTTTTGACATGATGCTTGTGTTGGGACGTGATGAAACTCTTGCCCGGCTAACAGACGCAGCGGCCTGA
- a CDS encoding cytochrome c-type biogenesis protein — protein MKRLILILMLLATPLMAVEPDEVLSDPVLEARAREVSKGLRCLVCRNESIDESNASLARDLRVLLRERLVAGDSDQQAVDFIVARYGEYVLLKPDTRGANWLLWAAGPLMLLVAGGVGFGYLRSRSKALPKEETPLNDDEAARLRDILRQ, from the coding sequence ATGAAGCGGCTGATCCTGATCTTGATGCTGTTGGCAACGCCGTTGATGGCGGTGGAACCAGACGAGGTGCTAAGCGATCCGGTGTTGGAGGCGCGGGCGCGTGAAGTGTCCAAAGGGCTGCGATGTCTGGTGTGCCGCAACGAGAGCATTGATGAGAGCAATGCGAGCCTTGCCCGTGACCTGCGTGTGCTGCTGCGCGAGCGGCTGGTGGCGGGCGACAGTGACCAACAAGCGGTTGATTTCATCGTGGCGCGTTATGGTGAATATGTCCTGCTCAAGCCCGACACACGCGGCGCGAACTGGCTGCTGTGGGCCGCGGGGCCGTTGATGCTGCTGGTGGCGGGGGGCGTTGGTTTTGGATATCTGCGCAGCCGCTCAAAGGCGCTACCAAAGGAAGAAACGCCGCTGAACGATGATGAAGCAGCGCGGCTGCGCGATATTTTGCGGCAATGA